The Vibrio sp. NTOU-M3 genomic sequence GATCGTGGATTGGGTGTTTTGATCACAGACCACAACGTGCGAGAAACACTCGATGTATGTGAAAAAGCCTATATCGTCAGCCAAGGGCATTTGATCGCAGAAGGCACGCCGCAAGAAGTACTCGCAAACGAGCAAGTAAAACAAGTTTATCTCGGCGAACAATTCCGTCTATGATTAAAGAAAAGAACGGTAAGATTCTACAGAATTAAGGCAAATAATACTGAATGAAACCCTCATTACAACTCAAGCTAGGCCAGCAGTTAGCTATGACCCCTCAGTTGCAACAAGCCATTCGCTTGCTGCAATTGTCGACTTTGGATCTTCAGCAAGAAATCCAAGAAGCATTGGACTCAAACCCACTTCTCGAAGTAGAAGAAGGCAGTGAAGAGAATGCAGCTGAAGAAAAAAGCAGTAATGAGGATAAAGAGCCAACCGTTGATGTTGCAGAGCCAGAAGTCAAAGACAGCTCTGAATTGATCGAAAAATCTGAAATCAGTAATGAACTTGAGATCGATACAACATGGGATGATGTCTATAGCGCCAATACAGGCAGCACTGGCATCTCCGTTGATGATGACGCTCCGGTATATCAAGGAGAAACGACTGAGTCACTCTACGATTACCTTCTATGGCAATTAGACCTCACACCATTCAGTGAAACGGATCGCACCATCGCATTGGCGTTAATTGATGCTATCGATGACTATGGCTATCTGACCATCTCACCTGAAGAAATTCATGAAAGCTTTGATAATGAAGAGATAGAACTCGACGAAATTGAAGCCGTTCGTAAACGCATTCAACAGTTCGATCCACTAGGTGTCGCATCGGTTAACTTGCAAGAATGTTTATTACTGCAACTCGCTACCTTTCCCGAAGATACACCTTGGCTACAAGAAGCTAAATTAGTTCTAAGCCATCATATTGATCAACTGGGTAACCGCGATTACAAACTGATCATTAAAGAAGCAAAACTCAAAGAAGCCGAGCTCAAAGAAGCACTCACACTTATCCAGCAACTCGACCCGCGTCCAGGGAGCCGTATTTCTTCAGAACATGCTGAATACGTCATTCCTGACGTTTCGGTATTTAAAGATCACGGTAAATGGATTGTGACAATCAATCCAGATAGTGTGCCAAGATTAAAAGTAAACCAGCAATATGCTCAACTTGGAAAAGGAAACAGCGCCGATAGCCAGTATATTCGCTCTAACCTACAAGAAGCTAAATGGTTAATTAAAAGTCTGGAAAGTAGAAACGAGACGTTGCTCAAAGTTGCTAAGTGTATTGTTGAACATCAACGCGATTTCTTTGAGTATGGTGAAGAAGCCATGAAGCCAATGGTACTGAATGATGTAGCCTTGGCAGTGGATATGCATGAATCGACCATCTCTCGAGTGACAACACAGAAATTCATGCATACCCCTCGTGGCATTTTTGAATTGAAGTATTTTTTCTCCAGCCATGTCAGTACCGATAATGGTGGAGAGTGTTCATCTACTGCAATCCGAGCACTGATCAAGAAACTCGTTGCCGCTGAAAACAGTGCTAAGCCACTGAGTGACAGCAAGATTGCAGCACTACTAGCTGACCAAGGGATTCAAGTCGCTAGACGGACAATTGCGAAATATCGCGAATCTCTGGGCATTGCCCCTTCAAGTCAGCGCAAACGCCTGCTTTAGGCACCAACCGAGAAGGAAAGTCTATGCAAATCAATATTCAAGGCCACCACGTTGATCTAACCGATTCAATGCAAGACTACGTAAACTCAAAGTTTCAAAAGCTAGAACGATTTTTCGATCACATTAACAGCGTACATGTCGTACTACGAGTTGAAAAACTTCGCCAAATCGCAGAAGCTACCCTTCACGTTAACCAAGGTGAAATTCACGCCTCATCCGATGATGACAGCATGTATGCTGCTATCGACTCACTTGTAGATAAGCTTGTTCGACAACTGAACAAGCACAAAGAAAAACTTAATACACATTAACCATGCAAATTAGCGAAATCCTTACACTGGACTGCACCAAAAGTGCAGTCCAGTGCACTAGTAAGAAGCGAGCCTTGGAAATGATCAGCGAGATAGTGGCTGAACAAACAGGGCAAAACTCCACCGAGCTGTTTGAATGCATGCTAAGCAGAGAAAAGATGGGCAGTACTGGCATCGGAAATGGGATCGCCATTCCCCATGCTCGTATGCAATCAAGCGATAAAGCCATCGCTGTACTTCTTCAATGTGAAGCTCCGATCGAGTTCGATGCCATAGACAACCGACCTGTTGACCTTCTGTTTGCTCTTTTAGTTCCAGACGCACAGTGCAAAGAACACTTAAAGACCTTGTCTGCGATGGCAGAACGACTCAATGACAAGCAAATTTTGAAACAACTTCGTAAGGCAGAAACAGATCAAGAGCTTTACGATATTATGGTCAATCGGTAAGCGAGCTCATGCGATTAATTGTAGTTAGTGGCCAGTCTGGCGCAGGAAAAAGTGTCGCACTTAGAGTCTTAGAAGATTTAGGTTATTACTGCGTCGATAACTTACCTGTCGATTTACTTCATTCATTCATCAAATCCGTATCTGGTAGCAAACAAAACGTAGCGGTCAGTATTGATATTCGCAACCTGCCAAAAGAGCCCTCTTTAGTAAACAATGTTTTGCAGGAACTAAAAAAACGCACGGAAGTCAGCGTGCTATTTTTGGATGCGAACAAAAATACGCTACTAAAACGTTATAGTGAAACTCGTCGAATTCACCCACTTTCTCTGGGCGCTGACACACTTACGCTAGAGCAAGCTATCGAGAAAGAAACCGCTCTGCTCTCTCCTCTTAAAAAGAATGCAGATATGTTACTCGACAGCAGTGACCAATCTTTACATGAGTTGAGTGAAATGGTCAGAATGCGTGTTGAAGGACGTGAGCGCAAAGACTTAGTTATGGTATTTCAGTCGTTCGGATTTAAGTATGGTTTGCCGAGTGACGCAGACTACGTATTTGACGTGCGTTTTCTTCCTAACCCTCACTGGGAGCCCGATCTGCGACCAATGACAGGGCTTGATGCCCCTATTCGTTCTTTCCTTGAAAGCCATCCCGAAGTGATAGAGCTCCGACAACAAATACAAAAATTTGTTGAATACTGGCTACCAATGCTAGAGAAAAATAACCGTAGTTACTTAACCGTTGCTATCGGCTGTACAGGTGGTAAACACCGCTCTGTCTATCTCACTCAACAAATTGGGGAATATTTTGCCCAATTAGGCCATCAAGTTAAAATTCGACATGCCTCTCTAGAAAAGCACCATAAGGAATAACTCTATGCAGCAGAGCAGAACCGTCCTAATTCAGAATCGTCTTGGTCTTCATGCTCGTGCTGCTGTAAAACTGGTTGAACTGGCTCAGTCCTATCAATCCATTCTCACGATTCAAAATCATGAAGGCAAAGAGGCCACTGCAGACAGTGTTATGGGGCTCCTCATGCTTGAGTCAGCACAAGGCGAATATGTCACCATCAGCGCTGAAGGTCATGACGCCAGCGCTGCGTTAGATGCTGTTTGTCATCTTATCGAAGATAAGTTTGAAGAAGACGATTAACGTACTACTCAAAAGAAATATTCCCTTCGCAACATTAACTTATTAAACAAGATCTAAAATTAAGTTACTATTCAGGCCATTGTAAGCAAATTGAGTCAGGGGGAATAAATGGCAGAGCAAATAGAATTCGATCAAGCTCACCAAGCCCTGCAAGAAGTTACGGAAGCACTTGAAAATGGTCGCTTCGTCCATGTCCGCCGTCAGTTGCAGGATATGGAGCCAGAAGATATTGCCCACCTGTTAGAAGCCTCACCACGAAAAAGTCGTGAAGTATTGTGGCAACTGACCGATCCCGAAGACTATGGTGAAATCCTCGATGAATTAAATGAGGATGTGAAAGATGATCTGGTGGCTAAAATGGCCCCAGAAACCTTGGCAGAAGCCACAGAAGGGATGGATACGGATGACGTTGCTTACGTCTTACGTAGCCTTCCTGACGACGTCTCCAGAGAAGTACTCTCACAAATGGATGCCGCCGATCGTCTGCGTGTTGAAACGGCCCTTTCGTATCCAGAAGACACTGCTGGCGGGTTAATGAACACCGATGTCATCACTATCCGTGGTGATGTTGATGTTGATGTTGTCTTACGTTATTTACGCATGAGAGGCGAGCTTCCTGAGGCAACCGATGCTCTCTATGTAATTGATGAAGAAAGTCGCTTGATCGGTGAGCTGCCTTTGACTGCGCTACTGACAACACAACCTGATATTAAAGTCTGCGATGTCATGGAAGATGTGGACGATGCAATTGAGGTGACCACCAGCGACTCTGACGTAGCAAGCTTGTTTGAGCGTCGAAACTGGGTTTCAGCTCCGGTTATCGATGAAAACCAACAGCTCGTCGGTCGTATTACCATTGATGATGTGGTTGATGTTATCCGTGAGGACGCAGAACACTCTATGATGAGTATGGCGGGTATGGACGATGATGAAGATACCTTTGCGCCGGTTGTCAAATCCGCTAGAAAGCGAAGCATTTGGTTAGGGGCGAACGTATTAGCTGCACTGGCAGCTGCATCAGTATCTAACATGTTTGAAGCCACTTTAGATCAGATGGCTGCAATTGCAGTATTGATGACGATTGTTCCTTCAATGGGCGGAGTTGCAGGCAACCAAACCGTGGCTCTGGTGATCCGTGGCTTAGCGCTTGGACACATCGGTGATTCCAATAAACGCGAGCTATTGCTAAAAGAAGCCGCGATTGGATTCTTAAATGGTGTCATGTGGGCTCTCATTATTGGTGGCATCGTTATCGCTTGGAAAGGTAACTGGATGCTTGGCGGCATTATTGCTGCAGCCATGATGACCAACCTATTGGTCGCTGGTATTGCGGGCGTAACCATCCCAATTTTACTCAAGAAAATGAATATCGATCCTGCGTTAGCTGGGGGGATGGCTCTCACAACAGTAACAGATGTGATTGGTTTATCCGTCTTTCTCGGATTAGCCACCATCATGATTTAATCTGTTTAATCAAAACTAAAAAGCGCAGCCAGATGGCTGCGCTTTTGGTTTAGGTCGTCTGATTAACCATTAATATTTGGCCCTAACCACTTCTCTGCTTCAAGCATATCCCAACCTTTACGATCTGCGTAGCTCTCCACTTGATCTTGCTGGATTTGCGCAATAGCAAAATAACGAGAGTCAGGGTGCGAGAAGTACCAACCCGATACGGATGCACCTGGGTACATCGCATAGCTCGATGTCAGTGACATACCGATACTTTCTTCAACATTCATCAGCTCCCAAAGCGGTCCTTTTTCAGTATGCTCTGGACATGCTGGATAGCCCGGAGCTGGTCGAATACCTTGGTATTTCTCACGAATCAGTTCTTCATTCGACAGAGCTTCATCCGCAGCGTAACCCCAAATCTCTTTGCGCACACGCTCATGTAGATACTCAGCAAATGCTTCCGCCAGACGGTCCGCTACCGCTTGGATCATGATGGCATTGTAATCATCACCTTGCGCTTTGTATTCGTCAGCAAGTTCGCGTTCACCGACACCGCCGGTTACAGCAAAAGCACCAACCCAATCGAGCTTACCAGACTCTTTCGGGGCAACATAATCCGACAGGCAGTAGTTGAAGCCTTTTGGTTTCTCCGTCTGCTGGCGCAAGTTATGCAGAACTTTCGCCACTTCTGTACGCGATTCGTCGGTGTAGACTTCGATATCATCACCCACGCTTGCTGCAGGGAACAGACCACACATGCCGCGCGCTTTGAGTAACCCTTCACGCTCAACACGATCTAGTAGTTCGTTAGCATCTTTGTACAGGCGTTGAGCCTCTTCACCCACTTCTTCATGGTCAAAGATTGTTGGATACTTGCCGACTAACGACCAAGTCATAAAGAAAGGCGTCCAGTCGATATAATTGCGTAGTGTAGCGATATCAAAATCATCAAAGATATGGATGCCCGGTTTCACAGGTGCAGGAGGCGTATACGTATCCCAATCAATCGCGACTTTGTTCGCTCGTGCTTCTTCTAAAGTAACAGGCTTAGTGCGCGGCTTCTTGCGGTTATGCTGATCACGCACGCGCTCATAGTCCGCATCCACTTTTTCAACAAAGCCAGGGCGAAGTTCGTCTGAAAGTAATGATGTACATACACCAACCGCACGAGAAGCGTTATTGACGTAAACCACTGGATGTTTGTAGTTCTGCTCAATCTTCACCGCCGTGTGCGCTTTGGATGTTGTTGCACCACCAATCAGAAGCGGAAGATCGAAATCAAGACGCTCCATTTCTTTGGCTACATGCACCATTTCATCGAGAGACGGAGTAATCAAACCAGAAAGACCAATGATATCGACGTTTTCTTCTTTGGCTACCTTGAGGATCTTCTCACATGGCACCATTACGCCAAGATCGATGATCTCGTAGTTGTTACATTGCAGAACCACGCCAACAATGTTCTTACCGATATCGTGAACGTCGCCTTTTACCGTCGCCAACAAAATCTTACCGTTGGAAGATCCCACTTGTTTCTCTTTATTAATGAAAGGCTCTAAATGCGCTACCGCCTGCTTCATAACACGCGCTGATTTCACTACCTGAGGAAGGAACATCTTACCTTCACCAAATAGATCTCCCACCACATTCATACCGTCCATCAACGGACCTTCGATTACTTCCAGTGGTTTGGATGCATTAAGGCGAGCTTCTTCGGTATCTTCAACGATGAATTCAGTAATGCCTTTAACCAACGCATGCTCTAGACGTTTTTCTACCGCCCAAGTACGCCACTCTAATGCAGAAGCATCTTCTTCTTTGCCGACACCCTTTCCAGCGTATTCTGCTGCGATATCAAGCAGTCGCTCAGTCGAATCATCACGGCGGTTAAGAACCACGTCTTCTACCGCCTCACGCAGCTTATCAGGAACGTTATCGTAAATTTCTAACTGACCTGCGTTCACAATACCCATGTCCATACCATTTTTAAAACAGTGGTATAGGAACACCGCATGAATCGCTTCACGAACGTAGTTATTGCCGCGAAATGAGAAGGAAACGTTAGATACACCACCGGAGATCATCGCATGCGGTAAGTCGCGCTTAATATCGGCAACCGCTTCGATGAAATCCACGGCGTAGTTATTGTGCTCTTCGATACCCGTCGCAACCGCAAAGATGTTCGGGTCAAAGATGATGTCTTCTGGTGGGAAACCGACTTCATCAACCAAGATACGATAAGCGTTAGTACAGATTTCTAACTTACGCTCACGTGTTTCTGCCTGACCAACTTCGTCAAACGCCATAACGATAACTGCAGCACCATAGCGACGAATCAGTTTTGCTTGCTCAACAAACTTCTCTTTACCTTCTTTCAAAGAGATGGAGTTTACGATGCCCTTGCCCTGAATACACTTAAGCCCCGCCTCGATGACCTCCCATTTAGAAGAGTCGACCATGATAGGCACTTTGGATATCTCAGGCTCAGAGGCACATAGGTTTAGGAAACGAACCATACAGGCTTCTGCATCCAACATGCCTTCATCCATGTTGATGTCGATGATCTGAGCGCCGTTCTCAACTTGCTGACGAGCAACTTCCAGCGCTTCATCGTAGAGCTCTTCTTTGATCAGACGCTTAAATCGAGCAGAACCAGTTACGTTAGTGCGCTCACCCACGTTGATAAACAACGTCTCTTTTTCAATCGTAAGAGGCTCAAGACCGGATAAACGACACGCAACCGCAAGCTCAGGCAAATCACGAGGTTTCACACCTTCAACGGCCATTGCCATATGACGAATATGCTCTGGCGTGGTACCACAACAACCACCAATTAGGTTGAGGAAACCACTCTCCGCCCACTCTTTAACGTGTTCCGCCATATCTTCTGGCGAAAGGTCATATTCACCAAAAGCATTCGGCAGACCCGCATTTGGGTGAGTAGAAACAAAAGATTCCGAAATACGAGAAAGCTCTTCTACGTACGGGCGCAGTTCGTCAGGACCAAGCGCACAGTTCAAACCAAATGAAATCGGGTTAACGTGACGAAGAGAGTTATAGAAGGCTTCCGTAGTTTGACCTGAGAGGGTGCGTCCAGAAGCATCGGTAATAGTACCGGAGATCATAACTGGCAATTCGATACCTAATTCTTCGAAGACGCTATCAACCGCGAAGGCACAAGCTTTCGCGTTAAGCGTATCGAAGATGGTCTCGATAAGAATAAGATCAGAGCCACCTTTGATCAGCGCTCGAGTGGATTCTGAATAAGCTTCAACAAGCTCATCGAAGCTGACGTTACGATAGCCCGGATCGTTTACATCAGGGGAGATAGAACAAGTACGGTTTGTTGGACCAAGCACACCCGCGACATAACGTGGGCGCTCTGGCGTTTTTGCCGTCCACTCATCAGCGGCTTCACGCGCAAGCTTTGCAGCGGAAAAGTTGATTTCCTCACTCAGGCTTTCCATCTCATAGTCAGCCATCGCAATCGTCGTCGCGTTAAAGGTGTTGGTTTCAAGAATATCAGCGCCTGCTTCTAAGTAAGCGCTGTGAATTTCCTTAATCAATTGAGGCTGAGTGAGCACCAACAAATCGTTGTTGCCTTTTAGATCACAATGCCAATCCGCAAAGCGCTCTCCTCGATAGTCTTGCTCTTCAAGTTTATATCCCTGAATCATGGTGCCCATACCACCATCGATCAGCAAAATACGTTGCTTTAATTGAGCTTCAATCTGTTGTCTTACATTACTTCCCACAGTACAGCCTCATTCCTTTAGTTATCTCTCCATCCTATCATACAAACTAAAGGAGTCTAGACGTCTAAAACATTAATATTCTCACTCCTGTTTGCTTGTAAAATAATAACCAAAAAGTGTTTGCTATTTAGTCATCATAGGCAGAGAATTCCATTCACATTTTGTTACATCCAGAGAAACACATGTCGGTCTATTATACCCTTTGCTTTCTATCGGCTGCTGCAATGTTGATTGCTTTTGTAAACAGTAAGATAGGTAAAATGCAGACAACCATCGCAATAACAGCGGGCTCGATGGTTCTGTCACTATTAATTCTAGTTGCTGGTCAAAATGATTGGTTTCAGTTAACTGAAATCGCCACGCAAACAGTTTCTAGTATTAATTTCGAAGACTTTTTGCTTAAAGGGATATTAGGCTTCCTTTTGTTTGCTGGAGGATTGGGGATCAAACTACCCAACCTGAAAGATCAAAAATGGGAAATCACGGTATTGGCATTAGGTGCAACGTTATTTTCAACCTTTTTTATTGGTTTTGTTCTCTATGGATTCTGCCAAATCATTGGAGTCAATTTTGACTTAGTATACTGCTTATTGTTTGGTGCACTGATCTCGCCAACCGACCCAATAGCGGTGCTTGCTATCGTAAAAAAACTCAATGCACCAAGACGTATCTCGACACAAATTGAAGGTGAGTCATTATTCAATGACGGCTTCGGTCTCGTCATTTTTGTTACTTTATTTACGATTGCTTTTGGAAACGAAGCGCCAACAGTGGGTAGCGTTACGATGCTGTTTGCTCAGGAAGCCCTTGGTGGTATCGTTTATGGCTTTGTATTAGGACTCGTTTTCCATTACCTAATCAGCGCAACTGATGATCACTCGATGGAGCTTCTTCTTACCATTGGCATTCCAACCGCTGGATATGCATTTGCAGAGTATCTTCACGTATCTGGTCCTCTAGCCATGGTGGTATCAGGTATCATGATTGGCAACTGGACGCGTTTCATTGGCTTTTCCAAAGAGAGTGAAGATCACCTCGATCATTTCTGGGAACTGGTCGATGAATTTTTGAATGGCGTGCTTTTCTTATTGATTGGTATGTCTATGCTGCTGTTTGAATTTCACAAAGAAGATTGGATTTTAATGGCATTTGCAGTCCCGCTTGTTCTGTCAGCTCGATACCTAAGTGTTTTCTTATCCTATATCGGTTTTAAACGTTTTCGTAGTTATAACCCTTGGTCAGTCAAGATCTTAACTTGGGGTGGCTTACGGGGCGGATTGGCATTGGCAATGGCATTATCCATTCCTTCAGGCATTTGGGTTATCCCTGATAAGCTTATTGATGTAAAAGAAATTGTATTGGTAATGACCTATGCTGTCGTTGTTTTTTCTATTTTGATTCAAGGCTCAACGATTACGCCAATGATTGAAAAAGCGAAAAACGCAGAGAAAGAGTAACTCATCGAATAAGGGCCACGAGTGTGGCCCTTAATGGTTATGAACGATGCGATTCCGCCCATTTTTCTTCGCACAATAAAGAAATCCATCAACCTGTTTCATTACTTCATCAAATGGCGTCGATAAGTCTGCATAGGGAATGGTTGTCATACCTATACTCACAGTGATTTTCAGAACCTTTTCTTCATGACGGACTGCCATCGCTTCAATGTCTTTTCTAAGTCGCTCAGCGATATCGTAACCTAGATTTTTATCTGTATTCGGTAAGACCAAGGCAAATTCCTCACCACCCAATCGACCGAGAATATCCATATCTCGCGTGGACTGTTGTAAATGGCTAACCAACGCGATCAAAACCTCATCTCCAGCCGCATGACCAAAACTATCATTCACTTGCTTAAAGAAATCAATATCAATAAGCATGACCGTTAAAGGTGTTCGCCAGCGCTGACAAGTATGAACCGCTCTTTCAGTCTGGGTTAAGAAACTTCTTCGATTAAAAGCTCCTGTTAAAGGATCGGTTTCAGCAAGGTTTTTGAGTTTCTTTTCGAGCTGCTTACGTTCACTGATATCTGTCATCGACATGATAATAAGGTGTTGTTGCTGAAAAAGTAATTTACTGAATGCCATCTCAATTTGGCAAACTCTCTTATCAGGCAATCTCAGCATAAGATCGCAACGAGTTATACCTGCTCCCTTAGGAAGATCAATGACCATGTTAAGATTAGACTCAAATACCTCCCGCATCTCTTCAGCAATATAACGAATCGGCTCACTATTAACGATATCTT encodes the following:
- a CDS encoding RNA polymerase factor sigma-54: MKPSLQLKLGQQLAMTPQLQQAIRLLQLSTLDLQQEIQEALDSNPLLEVEEGSEENAAEEKSSNEDKEPTVDVAEPEVKDSSELIEKSEISNELEIDTTWDDVYSANTGSTGISVDDDAPVYQGETTESLYDYLLWQLDLTPFSETDRTIALALIDAIDDYGYLTISPEEIHESFDNEEIELDEIEAVRKRIQQFDPLGVASVNLQECLLLQLATFPEDTPWLQEAKLVLSHHIDQLGNRDYKLIIKEAKLKEAELKEALTLIQQLDPRPGSRISSEHAEYVIPDVSVFKDHGKWIVTINPDSVPRLKVNQQYAQLGKGNSADSQYIRSNLQEAKWLIKSLESRNETLLKVAKCIVEHQRDFFEYGEEAMKPMVLNDVALAVDMHESTISRVTTQKFMHTPRGIFELKYFFSSHVSTDNGGECSSTAIRALIKKLVAAENSAKPLSDSKIAALLADQGIQVARRTIAKYRESLGIAPSSQRKRLL
- the hpf gene encoding ribosome hibernation promoting factor, with product MQINIQGHHVDLTDSMQDYVNSKFQKLERFFDHINSVHVVLRVEKLRQIAEATLHVNQGEIHASSDDDSMYAAIDSLVDKLVRQLNKHKEKLNTH
- the ptsN gene encoding PTS IIA-like nitrogen regulatory protein PtsN; its protein translation is MQISEILTLDCTKSAVQCTSKKRALEMISEIVAEQTGQNSTELFECMLSREKMGSTGIGNGIAIPHARMQSSDKAIAVLLQCEAPIEFDAIDNRPVDLLFALLVPDAQCKEHLKTLSAMAERLNDKQILKQLRKAETDQELYDIMVNR
- the rapZ gene encoding RNase adapter RapZ produces the protein MRLIVVSGQSGAGKSVALRVLEDLGYYCVDNLPVDLLHSFIKSVSGSKQNVAVSIDIRNLPKEPSLVNNVLQELKKRTEVSVLFLDANKNTLLKRYSETRRIHPLSLGADTLTLEQAIEKETALLSPLKKNADMLLDSSDQSLHELSEMVRMRVEGRERKDLVMVFQSFGFKYGLPSDADYVFDVRFLPNPHWEPDLRPMTGLDAPIRSFLESHPEVIELRQQIQKFVEYWLPMLEKNNRSYLTVAIGCTGGKHRSVYLTQQIGEYFAQLGHQVKIRHASLEKHHKE
- a CDS encoding HPr family phosphocarrier protein codes for the protein MQQSRTVLIQNRLGLHARAAVKLVELAQSYQSILTIQNHEGKEATADSVMGLLMLESAQGEYVTISAEGHDASAALDAVCHLIEDKFEEDD
- the mgtE gene encoding magnesium transporter — translated: MAEQIEFDQAHQALQEVTEALENGRFVHVRRQLQDMEPEDIAHLLEASPRKSREVLWQLTDPEDYGEILDELNEDVKDDLVAKMAPETLAEATEGMDTDDVAYVLRSLPDDVSREVLSQMDAADRLRVETALSYPEDTAGGLMNTDVITIRGDVDVDVVLRYLRMRGELPEATDALYVIDEESRLIGELPLTALLTTQPDIKVCDVMEDVDDAIEVTTSDSDVASLFERRNWVSAPVIDENQQLVGRITIDDVVDVIREDAEHSMMSMAGMDDDEDTFAPVVKSARKRSIWLGANVLAALAAASVSNMFEATLDQMAAIAVLMTIVPSMGGVAGNQTVALVIRGLALGHIGDSNKRELLLKEAAIGFLNGVMWALIIGGIVIAWKGNWMLGGIIAAAMMTNLLVAGIAGVTIPILLKKMNIDPALAGGMALTTVTDVIGLSVFLGLATIMI
- the metH gene encoding methionine synthase → MGSNVRQQIEAQLKQRILLIDGGMGTMIQGYKLEEQDYRGERFADWHCDLKGNNDLLVLTQPQLIKEIHSAYLEAGADILETNTFNATTIAMADYEMESLSEEINFSAAKLAREAADEWTAKTPERPRYVAGVLGPTNRTCSISPDVNDPGYRNVSFDELVEAYSESTRALIKGGSDLILIETIFDTLNAKACAFAVDSVFEELGIELPVMISGTITDASGRTLSGQTTEAFYNSLRHVNPISFGLNCALGPDELRPYVEELSRISESFVSTHPNAGLPNAFGEYDLSPEDMAEHVKEWAESGFLNLIGGCCGTTPEHIRHMAMAVEGVKPRDLPELAVACRLSGLEPLTIEKETLFINVGERTNVTGSARFKRLIKEELYDEALEVARQQVENGAQIIDINMDEGMLDAEACMVRFLNLCASEPEISKVPIMVDSSKWEVIEAGLKCIQGKGIVNSISLKEGKEKFVEQAKLIRRYGAAVIVMAFDEVGQAETRERKLEICTNAYRILVDEVGFPPEDIIFDPNIFAVATGIEEHNNYAVDFIEAVADIKRDLPHAMISGGVSNVSFSFRGNNYVREAIHAVFLYHCFKNGMDMGIVNAGQLEIYDNVPDKLREAVEDVVLNRRDDSTERLLDIAAEYAGKGVGKEEDASALEWRTWAVEKRLEHALVKGITEFIVEDTEEARLNASKPLEVIEGPLMDGMNVVGDLFGEGKMFLPQVVKSARVMKQAVAHLEPFINKEKQVGSSNGKILLATVKGDVHDIGKNIVGVVLQCNNYEIIDLGVMVPCEKILKVAKEENVDIIGLSGLITPSLDEMVHVAKEMERLDFDLPLLIGGATTSKAHTAVKIEQNYKHPVVYVNNASRAVGVCTSLLSDELRPGFVEKVDADYERVRDQHNRKKPRTKPVTLEEARANKVAIDWDTYTPPAPVKPGIHIFDDFDIATLRNYIDWTPFFMTWSLVGKYPTIFDHEEVGEEAQRLYKDANELLDRVEREGLLKARGMCGLFPAASVGDDIEVYTDESRTEVAKVLHNLRQQTEKPKGFNYCLSDYVAPKESGKLDWVGAFAVTGGVGERELADEYKAQGDDYNAIMIQAVADRLAEAFAEYLHERVRKEIWGYAADEALSNEELIREKYQGIRPAPGYPACPEHTEKGPLWELMNVEESIGMSLTSSYAMYPGASVSGWYFSHPDSRYFAIAQIQQDQVESYADRKGWDMLEAEKWLGPNING
- a CDS encoding cation:proton antiporter, coding for MSVYYTLCFLSAAAMLIAFVNSKIGKMQTTIAITAGSMVLSLLILVAGQNDWFQLTEIATQTVSSINFEDFLLKGILGFLLFAGGLGIKLPNLKDQKWEITVLALGATLFSTFFIGFVLYGFCQIIGVNFDLVYCLLFGALISPTDPIAVLAIVKKLNAPRRISTQIEGESLFNDGFGLVIFVTLFTIAFGNEAPTVGSVTMLFAQEALGGIVYGFVLGLVFHYLISATDDHSMELLLTIGIPTAGYAFAEYLHVSGPLAMVVSGIMIGNWTRFIGFSKESEDHLDHFWELVDEFLNGVLFLLIGMSMLLFEFHKEDWILMAFAVPLVLSARYLSVFLSYIGFKRFRSYNPWSVKILTWGGLRGGLALAMALSIPSGIWVIPDKLIDVKEIVLVMTYAVVVFSILIQGSTITPMIEKAKNAEKE
- a CDS encoding diguanylate cyclase gives rise to the protein MHRLLQRQLKKVFADGVPDDPNLHKLIEIVDSGYQSLSEQLMITERSLDLSCAELTQRNNTLNLILDSLPDMSLWIDRQGVVKDIRSGNFEPPILTAEENYTQLDDLDCVQSSPELQTFLADYQNCMNRSGDLNIHSLGIDYLVRARLTNVSQNRWLLVLQDIYLRKKIEELQQQRLDQSKRSVKQLQELINSAPIGILICSSSLKVIMINDFTCQLLGREKEDIVNSEPIRYIAEEMREVFESNLNMVIDLPKGAGITRCDLMLRLPDKRVCQIEMAFSKLLFQQQHLIIMSMTDISERKQLEKKLKNLAETDPLTGAFNRRSFLTQTERAVHTCQRWRTPLTVMLIDIDFFKQVNDSFGHAAGDEVLIALVSHLQQSTRDMDILGRLGGEEFALVLPNTDKNLGYDIAERLRKDIEAMAVRHEEKVLKITVSIGMTTIPYADLSTPFDEVMKQVDGFLYCAKKNGRNRIVHNH